DNA sequence from the Amycolatopsis sp. Hca4 genome:
AAGCCGGGCGAACGCCTGCCGAGTGAGCGCGAGCTGATGACGCAGTTCGGCGTCGGCCGCTCGACGATCCGGGAAGCCCTGCGCGTGCTGCAGGCGGCCGAGATGATCCGGTCGCGGCCCGGCGACCCGCGCGGCCCGGAGGTGCTGGCCGCCTCGCCCGCCGCGCTGCACCGCTCGATGCACCGGCTCGCCCGGGCCGAGCACGTCGGGCTCGCCGAACTGCTGCAGTTCCGGATGATCCTCGACGGCTCGGCGCACCTGCTCGCGGCCCGCCTCCGCACCGAGGAGGACCTGACCGGGCTCGACGCGGCCCTGGAGTCGATGCGCGAAGGCGTCTCCCGCGGCTACGCCGAGTTCAGCCGCGCCGACGTCGCCTTCCACGAGGTGATCGCGCGCATCTCCGGCAATCCCCTGCTGGTGGTCAGCGAAGAGGTCGTGCGCGGGGTGGTGCTGGAACTGATCGAGGACAAGCTCGAGCACGCCAGCAACCGGACGTCGCTGATGCGCACCTGGCTCGCCCACCACGCCGAAGTGCTCGACGCGATCCGCGCGGCCGACGGCGCGGGCGCGGCACACCTGGCCAAACAGGCGTTGTACGACAACTACGCCGAATACGTCCCGGCCGGGCGACGGCCACTGCTCACCCCATTGCTGCAGTTCTAAACTCGCCCACGTGGACTCGGCGAAACGGGACGGCGTCGGCCTCGCGCTCTCGGGCGGCGGCTACCGCGCAATGCTCTTCCACGCCGGCGCGCTGTGGCGGCTCAACGAGCTCGGCTGGCTGCCGAAGCTGACCACCGTCTCCAGCGTCTCCGGCGGTTCGATCGCGGCCGGCGTGCTGGCGCACGCGTGGAACCGGCTGTGGTTCGGCGAAGACGGGGTCGCGGAGAACTTCGGCAAGGAGGTCGTGGCGCCGATCCGGAAGCTGGCCCGCACCACCCTCGACATCC
Encoded proteins:
- a CDS encoding FadR/GntR family transcriptional regulator; this encodes MRFEPVAPVRAYERVVEQIERAVISGELKPGERLPSERELMTQFGVGRSTIREALRVLQAAEMIRSRPGDPRGPEVLAASPAALHRSMHRLARAEHVGLAELLQFRMILDGSAHLLAARLRTEEDLTGLDAALESMREGVSRGYAEFSRADVAFHEVIARISGNPLLVVSEEVVRGVVLELIEDKLEHASNRTSLMRTWLAHHAEVLDAIRAADGAGAAHLAKQALYDNYAEYVPAGRRPLLTPLLQF